From Candidatus Cloacimonadota bacterium, a single genomic window includes:
- a CDS encoding PorV/PorQ family protein — MLSFGLLPLLAVNDEAGTTGFASLKNVYSARAIAMGQALTGETGNPDGLHFNPASIIKIDGNEVGTTYTNSFVGSQGGQLQYLWPKDRFTAWGFALKYMNMGRMERTEVDQNGDLVSTGETFGANNIVASASLAKYISDAVDLGGTLKLIYDQIDSSSSTAAMLDLGLIHHPASEKLKVGISLRNIGLQITRYTGSDYKEKLPFTFAAGMTYDFNPRLMASLDIVKATGEDIVAKAGVEYGLTPAFDLRGGFRTNAGDGYNGGTFAFLSGLSLGVGWNWNNYRVDYGVSSYGDLGWINQISLSYEF, encoded by the coding sequence ATGCTTAGCTTTGGTTTGCTGCCCTTGCTGGCGGTGAACGACGAAGCCGGAACCACCGGGTTCGCCAGCCTGAAAAACGTCTATTCGGCCCGGGCCATCGCCATGGGCCAGGCTCTCACCGGCGAAACCGGCAATCCGGACGGTCTGCATTTCAACCCGGCCTCGATCATCAAAATCGACGGAAACGAGGTCGGGACCACCTATACCAACTCTTTCGTGGGTTCGCAGGGCGGCCAATTGCAGTATCTCTGGCCCAAAGACCGCTTCACGGCCTGGGGTTTTGCCCTCAAATACATGAACATGGGCAGGATGGAACGCACTGAGGTGGACCAGAACGGCGACTTGGTTTCGACCGGAGAGACCTTTGGGGCCAACAACATTGTTGCCAGCGCCTCCCTGGCCAAATACATCTCCGACGCTGTGGACCTTGGCGGGACCCTGAAATTGATCTACGACCAGATTGACAGCAGTTCCTCCACAGCCGCGATGCTGGACCTGGGCCTCATCCACCATCCCGCAAGCGAAAAGCTCAAAGTGGGGATCAGCCTGCGCAACATCGGCCTGCAGATAACCCGCTACACCGGTTCCGATTATAAGGAAAAGCTGCCTTTCACCTTCGCCGCCGGCATGACATACGATTTCAACCCCAGGCTGATGGCCAGCCTCGACATTGTCAAAGCCACCGGAGAAGACATAGTTGCCAAAGCCGGGGTTGAATATGGACTGACGCCCGCTTTCGACCTGCGGGGAGGTTTCAGGACCAATGCCGGTGACGGCTACAACGGCGGCACTTTCGCCTTTCTTTCAGGATTGTCCCTGGGCGTGGGCTGGAACTGGAACAATTACCGGGTCGATTACGGCGTTTCTTCATACGGAGACCTGGGCTGGATCAACCAGATCAGCCTCAGCTACGAATTCTGA